One part of the Paenibacillus silvisoli genome encodes these proteins:
- a CDS encoding DUF3231 family protein gives MKFIKPIAAAGINPASDSLETLTSAEQGKLWATYMGNTMAICVLTHMSEHVEDPLIKEIVTQALSLSHQFVQTIQEIMTKENFPIPIGFTMEDDLVAGAPRLFADDFYLHYLKYLGKAALSMYSIAVPLVTRPDIRSFFTQCVTQALDLMNQVNEGMIAKGLLAKPPYTPYPKRVEFIRKQSYLNGFFGEIRPLQAMEITHLYDNIENTATSKAVLIAFSQVARSDQAKAYFVRGKEIAEKHHAQFNRFLERENLASPPIVDHFVSTSTIAPFSDKLMLFHKLDMFTMRIRAYANALSLSARHDIAAKYGRFLIQVGDYVEDGANILIEHEWLEQPPEAADRDALAGLK, from the coding sequence ATGAAATTTATTAAACCGATTGCTGCAGCCGGAATCAATCCGGCCAGTGATTCTCTCGAGACGTTAACTTCAGCTGAGCAAGGCAAGCTTTGGGCCACCTATATGGGGAACACGATGGCGATTTGCGTATTAACCCATATGAGTGAGCATGTTGAAGATCCGCTTATCAAAGAAATTGTTACGCAAGCTCTGAGCCTCTCCCATCAGTTCGTCCAGACGATCCAAGAAATAATGACCAAAGAGAATTTCCCGATTCCGATTGGATTTACGATGGAGGATGATCTCGTTGCAGGGGCTCCGCGCTTGTTCGCGGACGACTTTTACCTGCATTATCTCAAATATTTGGGCAAAGCCGCGTTAAGCATGTATTCCATTGCGGTACCGTTAGTCACTCGACCCGATATCCGCTCCTTCTTCACTCAATGCGTCACGCAAGCGCTCGATTTGATGAACCAGGTCAACGAAGGGATGATCGCAAAAGGGTTATTGGCCAAGCCGCCTTATACCCCTTATCCGAAAAGGGTCGAATTTATCCGGAAGCAAAGCTATCTGAACGGCTTTTTCGGGGAAATAAGGCCGCTTCAAGCGATGGAAATTACCCATTTGTACGACAATATCGAAAATACGGCAACGAGCAAAGCCGTTCTTATTGCATTCAGCCAAGTAGCTCGATCCGACCAAGCTAAAGCGTACTTCGTGCGGGGAAAAGAAATAGCGGAGAAGCATCATGCCCAGTTCAACCGGTTCCTCGAGCGGGAGAACCTGGCCTCGCCTCCAATCGTGGATCATTTCGTGTCGACCTCCACGATCGCTCCTTTCTCCGATAAGCTCATGCTGTTTCATAAGCTGGATATGTTTACGATGCGGATCCGAGCTTACGCGAACGCGCTTTCGTTGAGCGCAAGACATGATATCGCCGCGAAATACGGACGCTTCCTGATCCAGGTCGGCGATTACGTCGAGGACGGCGCGAATATTCTGATCGAGCATGAATGGCTGGAGCAGCCGCCGGAAGCGGCCGATCGCGATGCATTAGCAGGCCTTAAATAA
- a CDS encoding AraC family transcriptional regulator, protein MPLLLHELLQTHPFHPYIRTCNYAVRSAWHSPERRLLDYLLVYFQEGHCVFQVDGEEYDFYPGDCCLVQPGSLKVMHGVTATSTPYAHLDIFSHPLRAESFPTRAGQTDLRDYMHLMQPRLNDIEGINVPVRLNPQDPNQFSRNLIQMIACWRNPNPLRQLEAQTLASQLVTSILYDHTEIYKKSAEPIPSISWLPSYLSLHLNESITVEDMASRANLSISRFRELFRQHFGAPPHRYLLDLRIRYAKELLLNTDYSIEKIAEYCGFSDIHHFSNTFKKMEAVTPNACRKAGRSLA, encoded by the coding sequence ATGCCACTGTTATTACACGAGCTGCTTCAAACGCATCCGTTCCATCCCTACATCCGAACATGCAATTATGCCGTTCGTTCCGCATGGCATTCGCCGGAAAGAAGGCTGCTCGATTATTTGCTCGTTTACTTTCAAGAAGGGCATTGCGTGTTTCAGGTCGACGGCGAGGAATACGATTTCTATCCGGGGGATTGCTGCCTCGTACAACCAGGCAGTTTGAAGGTGATGCACGGCGTGACGGCGACGAGTACCCCTTATGCTCATTTGGATATTTTTTCACATCCGCTCCGAGCGGAGAGCTTCCCGACGCGGGCCGGACAAACCGATTTAAGAGACTACATGCACCTTATGCAGCCCCGGTTGAATGATATCGAGGGGATCAACGTTCCCGTACGCTTAAATCCTCAAGACCCGAATCAATTTTCCAGAAATCTGATCCAAATGATCGCATGCTGGCGGAATCCCAATCCGCTAAGACAGCTGGAAGCGCAAACGTTGGCGTCTCAGCTGGTTACATCCATTCTTTACGACCATACGGAGATTTACAAGAAGAGCGCTGAACCTATTCCATCCATTAGCTGGCTGCCGTCCTATCTATCCCTGCATCTGAACGAATCGATTACCGTCGAGGATATGGCCAGCCGCGCCAATTTATCCATATCTCGATTCCGCGAGCTGTTCAGACAGCATTTTGGCGCGCCTCCGCATCGGTATTTGTTGGATTTACGCATCCGATATGCGAAAGAGCTGCTGCTTAATACCGACTACTCCATTGAAAAAATAGCCGAGTACTGCGGATTTTCCGATATTCATCATTTCTCCAACACATTCAAGAAAATGGAAGCGGTGACCCCCAATGCGTGCAGGAAGGCGGGCAGGAGCTTAGCATAA
- a CDS encoding VOC family protein, which produces MIKGFGGIFWRTNNMEAVKKWYSEALKLDINDWNGTMIKPESDTKTIFSFFAADDSYFPTDQQVMLNFQVHDLDETIRHLERIGVPLAKEKESSEYGKFVWIKDPEGRMIELWEK; this is translated from the coding sequence ATGATCAAAGGTTTTGGGGGCATATTTTGGCGGACGAACAATATGGAAGCCGTCAAAAAATGGTACAGCGAAGCGTTGAAGCTTGATATTAACGATTGGAACGGAACGATGATCAAGCCCGAATCGGATACGAAGACGATCTTTTCCTTCTTCGCCGCAGATGACAGCTATTTTCCAACGGATCAGCAAGTGATGCTGAATTTCCAAGTCCATGATCTAGACGAGACCATCCGGCATCTTGAACGTATCGGCGTACCGCTTGCCAAAGAAAAAGAAAGCAGCGAATACGGCAAGTTCGTTTGGATTAAAGATCCTGAGGGCCGAATGATCGAGCTTTGGGAGAAGTAG
- a CDS encoding AraC family transcriptional regulator translates to MNVEELDRLLFELTDLEIKLKDKDLTDDMIRSRILSRSAPSQPMTITHPPNYHYTLEGDVLRLNVTGDVFSISRHTRFVKMVKHTHNLFEMNYVYSGTFYQEIQGERFELKEGDLIILNKNVEHSIDKVGENDILINFLAKNEFFDSSFIYKIVGDNILGKTIAGIITNASKEKNFLLFHTANNGQIKQTIQSLLCESFGSTNANREIMKAYMTILFSRLLESDRYEMFLNKGVRRSNIPVIDLLAYINNNYLNTTLEQTAKHFGYSAEHLGRIVKNVTGSTFSSLVQEQKFKHAALQLKLTEQTVEEISKEIGYNNLTFFYRKFHSLYGVTPKEYRRLVKQDEANPLLGLS, encoded by the coding sequence ATGAATGTCGAGGAATTGGATCGGTTGTTATTTGAGCTGACGGATCTGGAGATCAAGTTAAAGGATAAGGATCTCACGGATGACATGATAAGAAGCCGGATTCTGTCTCGCTCCGCGCCCTCTCAGCCGATGACCATTACCCACCCGCCCAATTACCACTACACATTAGAGGGTGATGTGCTTCGCTTGAACGTCACGGGAGATGTCTTCTCCATTTCCAGGCATACCCGATTCGTCAAAATGGTCAAGCACACCCATAATCTTTTTGAGATGAATTACGTTTACAGCGGCACCTTTTATCAAGAGATTCAGGGTGAACGGTTTGAATTAAAAGAAGGGGATTTAATTATCCTCAATAAGAATGTCGAGCATTCCATCGACAAGGTGGGCGAAAACGATATTCTCATTAACTTCCTCGCGAAGAATGAGTTTTTTGACAGTTCCTTCATTTACAAAATCGTCGGCGACAATATACTCGGTAAGACCATTGCCGGGATTATTACAAATGCTTCGAAAGAAAAAAATTTTCTATTATTCCATACGGCGAATAACGGGCAAATCAAACAAACGATCCAGAGCCTGTTATGCGAATCTTTCGGCAGTACAAACGCGAACCGAGAAATCATGAAAGCTTATATGACGATCCTGTTCAGCAGACTTCTTGAAAGCGATCGGTACGAAATGTTTTTAAACAAAGGCGTCAGACGTTCGAATATCCCGGTCATCGACTTGTTAGCCTACATCAACAACAACTATCTAAACACGACATTGGAGCAAACCGCTAAGCACTTCGGGTATTCAGCGGAGCATTTAGGGCGGATCGTTAAAAACGTGACCGGAAGCACCTTCTCTTCGTTGGTCCAGGAGCAAAAATTCAAGCATGCGGCTCTGCAGCTGAAGCTGACGGAGCAAACCGTCGAGGAGATATCCAAAGAGATCGGATACAACAATCTGACCTTTTTCTATCGGAAGTTTCATTCCTTGTACGGCGTTACGCCAAAGGAATACCGCAGATTAGTCAAGCAAGACGAAGCTAATCCGCTATTGGGGCTAAGTTAA
- a CDS encoding DUF2089 domain-containing protein, with protein sequence MRYPILTQCPVCDHTLHAVKLACGHCRTTIENTFELSKLASLSPEQLHFAITFLVNRGNIKEVEKELGISYPTVRGKLNDIITALGYETRKKPEVDKQKVISMLENGEITADEAVKMLKDE encoded by the coding sequence ATGAGATATCCCATCCTCACGCAGTGTCCGGTATGCGACCATACGCTGCACGCCGTCAAGCTGGCATGCGGACACTGCCGCACGACGATCGAGAACACCTTTGAATTATCGAAGCTGGCATCACTCTCGCCCGAACAGCTCCATTTTGCCATAACCTTTCTAGTGAACAGAGGCAACATCAAGGAAGTGGAGAAAGAGCTCGGCATCTCTTACCCGACGGTGCGCGGCAAGCTCAACGATATTATTACGGCTCTCGGATACGAAACGCGGAAGAAGCCGGAAGTCGACAAGCAGAAGGTCATTTCCATGCTGGAGAATGGCGAAATTACCGCGGATGAAGCGGTCAAAATGCTGAAGGATGAATGA
- a CDS encoding SHOCT-like domain-containing protein, whose product MKEEISKVLSMLQEGKINSEQASALIDALKEKQTAQASQAVQVLGKPDFARHARSASGAYLDKTLKVRIKSQDNDNVNVNLPLKLVKAVLGAGHSIASNIPQAAKYVKDIDINLLLDAIENELDGQIIDIRSGENDTISVVIE is encoded by the coding sequence ATGAAAGAAGAGATCAGCAAAGTGTTGTCCATGCTACAGGAGGGCAAAATCAATTCGGAGCAGGCTTCGGCGTTGATCGACGCGCTAAAGGAGAAGCAGACGGCTCAAGCATCGCAAGCGGTGCAGGTGCTTGGCAAACCGGACTTTGCAAGGCATGCGAGATCAGCGTCCGGAGCTTATTTAGACAAAACGTTGAAAGTGCGGATCAAATCCCAAGATAACGATAACGTGAACGTTAATCTGCCCCTTAAACTGGTGAAGGCCGTTCTCGGAGCGGGGCACAGCATTGCGTCCAACATTCCGCAGGCTGCAAAGTACGTCAAGGATATCGATATCAACCTGCTGCTCGATGCCATCGAGAACGAGCTTGACGGACAAATCATTGACATCCGCTCCGGTGAAAATGATACCATCTCCGTAGTCATTGAGTGA
- a CDS encoding multidrug effflux MFS transporter: MAKTNHQSVVKLALLLGLFSTLGPFTIDMYLPAFPEIVKQFDSTASLVQFSLTACLLGLGVGQLVMGSLSDVYGRRNPLLIAMAFYVLSSFACAFSPSIGFLIAFRFVQGFAASAGIVISRAIARDLYSGNELTKFFSMLLLVGNLGPLAAPVAGSGVLSFSTWIGVFIALALLGTYLFTMTKMRLRETLPSDRRSPMNFAHQLRNYGLLLRDRQFLGYMLAQGIMIAGVFAYVSGTPFIYQNIYGVSPTVFALLFGSNGISLIIGSQIVGRMSHRVSEQAFLLFGLGLALMASVAVVVVSLVHGPLFSLVIPLFFFVAAIGITSTAAFPLAMEGQAHMAGSAAALLGVVPFLLGAVVAPLVGIAGEDTAVPLGIIILLSSTTAILAYFLLGRSGHSSAANAPAKSA, encoded by the coding sequence ATGGCCAAAACTAACCATCAGTCCGTAGTCAAACTGGCTTTGCTGCTGGGCTTATTTTCGACGCTTGGGCCATTTACGATCGATATGTATCTGCCGGCATTCCCGGAGATAGTCAAGCAATTTGATTCAACCGCCTCACTCGTTCAATTCAGTCTAACCGCTTGTTTGCTTGGACTAGGCGTAGGCCAGCTCGTGATGGGCTCGCTGAGCGACGTATACGGCAGGCGGAATCCATTGCTCATTGCCATGGCGTTTTATGTCCTTTCATCGTTCGCATGCGCATTCTCGCCATCAATCGGGTTTCTGATCGCGTTCCGGTTTGTGCAGGGCTTTGCGGCTTCGGCGGGCATCGTCATCTCGCGCGCGATTGCGCGGGACTTGTACAGCGGTAACGAGCTCACGAAATTTTTCTCGATGCTGCTGCTCGTAGGCAATTTGGGACCTCTCGCGGCTCCGGTCGCAGGAAGCGGCGTGCTTTCGTTCTCGACTTGGATCGGCGTCTTTATCGCGCTGGCGCTGCTCGGAACGTACTTATTCACGATGACCAAAATGCGTCTTCGGGAGACGCTGCCGTCGGATCGCCGCAGTCCGATGAATTTCGCGCATCAGTTGCGCAACTATGGACTGCTCCTGCGAGACCGCCAATTTCTAGGCTACATGCTGGCTCAGGGCATTATGATCGCCGGGGTTTTCGCGTATGTATCGGGAACGCCATTTATTTATCAGAATATTTACGGAGTCAGCCCGACCGTATTCGCGCTTCTATTCGGGTCGAACGGCATCAGCCTTATCATCGGCTCCCAAATCGTTGGACGGATGTCGCACCGCGTATCCGAGCAAGCCTTCCTTTTATTCGGCTTAGGGCTTGCCTTAATGGCTAGCGTCGCTGTCGTAGTGGTATCGCTCGTCCACGGACCGCTCTTCTCGTTGGTCATTCCATTGTTCTTCTTTGTAGCTGCAATCGGCATTACGTCAACGGCTGCGTTTCCTCTTGCGATGGAGGGGCAGGCTCATATGGCGGGCAGCGCTGCCGCGCTGCTTGGCGTCGTTCCGTTCCTGCTGGGCGCGGTCGTCGCTCCGTTGGTAGGCATTGCAGGCGAGGATACGGCCGTTCCGCTAGGCATCATTATATTATTGTCGAGCACGACCGCGATACTCGCTTACTTCCTGCTGGGAAGGTCTGGACACAGCTCGGCAGCCAACGCTCCGGCAAAATCCGCTTAA
- a CDS encoding Na+/H+ antiporter encodes MELFFTILILLGLIGVSNVLSGQFPLVPVPLMQIALGMIAAAIPFGLHMHLEPELFFILFIAPLLYNDGKHASRAELWKLRVPILLLAVGLVFATVFLIGFAIHWMIPSIPLPVAFGLAAILSPTDAVAVGSLAGRIRLPSSLKHLLEGEALMNDASGLVAFKFAIAAALTGSFSLGNASVSFLLIAIGGIAVGAVTALLISGIRVWLSRSGLEDETMHMLVHLLTPFALYMIAEHLGVSGILAAVAGGVVHAVERDRMSSIKPLSHELSDNTWSVIVFILNGLVFVILGLQLPSVFNEVFQDTTHNNGEVVGYAFIIFLLLLVLRFLWAYSFSRGGRWIGKKTESNVKISFKMLAMTALSGVRGAVTLAGAFSIPLLLDNGAPFPERSLVIFLSAVVILLSLVSASVLLPLFAQKPAKDKAEERAAAERTGERLIMGAAIRAVHSVTTENNEVESASVIADYERWRRNPEADLRRMQRGKSDLEEREMRLKAIEVERRTVNKMLQEERITETQATLFQSNLDQMSMVLSARTNLLVLLVKFWGQELKALLTKQESRFKAVRDLSVADREAIRGLKVQTCEAALSSLRTERKCDARAAVMTQYEHVLAKLTSPYSFGKPLEGDEEVRRDLQWIAIQAERDEVQTLFERGEITRDVANKLRRTIRTREATILSEVLD; translated from the coding sequence ATGGAATTATTTTTTACGATCTTAATTCTGCTTGGGCTGATCGGCGTGTCCAACGTCTTGAGCGGCCAATTCCCGCTCGTGCCCGTTCCGCTCATGCAGATCGCGCTCGGCATGATTGCTGCCGCGATCCCGTTCGGCCTGCACATGCACCTGGAGCCGGAGCTATTCTTTATCTTGTTCATCGCCCCGCTGCTGTACAATGACGGGAAACACGCGTCGAGGGCCGAATTATGGAAGCTGCGCGTGCCGATCCTCCTGCTTGCCGTTGGCTTGGTCTTCGCGACGGTGTTCCTGATCGGTTTCGCCATCCACTGGATGATCCCGTCCATCCCGCTGCCCGTCGCGTTCGGGCTTGCGGCCATCCTATCACCGACTGACGCCGTTGCGGTCGGCAGTTTGGCGGGCCGCATCCGGCTGCCGAGCAGTCTCAAGCACTTGCTCGAAGGCGAGGCGCTCATGAACGACGCTTCCGGTCTCGTCGCGTTCAAGTTCGCGATCGCGGCCGCGCTCACCGGCAGCTTCTCGCTTGGAAACGCAAGCGTCAGCTTTCTCCTCATCGCGATCGGAGGCATTGCAGTCGGCGCGGTAACGGCGCTGCTCATCTCCGGCATCCGGGTATGGCTTAGCCGGTCGGGCCTCGAAGACGAGACGATGCATATGCTCGTTCATCTGCTGACGCCGTTCGCGCTGTACATGATCGCCGAGCATCTCGGCGTGTCCGGCATCCTGGCCGCGGTTGCCGGCGGTGTCGTGCACGCGGTCGAACGCGACCGGATGTCGAGCATCAAGCCGTTGTCTCACGAGCTGTCGGACAACACGTGGTCCGTCATCGTCTTCATTCTCAACGGACTCGTATTCGTTATTCTCGGCCTGCAGCTGCCAAGCGTGTTCAACGAGGTGTTCCAGGATACGACGCACAACAACGGTGAGGTGGTCGGCTACGCGTTTATCATCTTCCTCCTGCTGCTGGTCCTCCGCTTTCTGTGGGCATACTCGTTCTCGCGGGGCGGCCGATGGATCGGCAAGAAGACGGAGTCCAACGTCAAGATTTCGTTCAAAATGCTCGCCATGACCGCTCTTTCCGGCGTACGCGGAGCGGTGACCCTCGCCGGCGCCTTCTCGATCCCGCTGCTGCTGGACAACGGAGCGCCGTTTCCGGAGCGAAGCCTTGTCATCTTCTTGTCGGCAGTCGTCATCTTGCTGTCGCTCGTCTCCGCGAGCGTGCTCTTGCCGCTGTTCGCGCAGAAGCCTGCCAAGGACAAAGCGGAGGAGCGCGCGGCCGCCGAGCGAACCGGAGAACGGTTGATCATGGGCGCCGCTATCCGCGCTGTCCATTCCGTGACAACCGAAAACAATGAAGTGGAGTCGGCCTCCGTTATCGCCGATTACGAACGCTGGCGCAGAAATCCGGAAGCTGACCTGCGCCGCATGCAACGCGGCAAGAGCGATCTGGAGGAGCGGGAAATGCGGCTCAAAGCGATCGAGGTGGAGCGTCGCACCGTGAACAAGATGCTCCAGGAAGAGCGAATCACCGAGACGCAAGCGACTCTGTTTCAGAGTAACTTGGATCAGATGTCGATGGTCTTGTCCGCGCGTACGAACTTGCTCGTCCTGCTGGTGAAATTTTGGGGGCAGGAGCTGAAGGCGTTATTGACCAAACAAGAATCCCGCTTCAAGGCCGTTCGCGACTTGTCGGTTGCGGATCGGGAAGCGATCCGCGGTTTGAAGGTGCAAACCTGCGAAGCAGCCCTCTCCTCGCTCCGTACGGAACGCAAATGCGATGCCAGGGCGGCCGTCATGACCCAATACGAGCACGTGCTGGCTAAATTGACGTCCCCCTATTCGTTCGGCAAGCCGCTTGAAGGCGACGAAGAGGTACGGCGCGACCTGCAATGGATCGCTATTCAAGCCGAGCGGGATGAGGTGCAGACGCTGTTCGAGCGAGGCGAAATCACCCGCGATGTCGCCAACAAGCTGCGCCGGACGATTCGAACGCGCGAAGCGACGATTTTGAGCGAGGTTTTAGATTAG
- the pdxR gene encoding MocR-like pyridoxine biosynthesis transcription factor PdxR: MWKPDRGTKKALYQQIADHLEQRISYGEFPPGSLLPSERKLADQLGVNRSTVILAFAELRSMGIIDSRTGSGTRVSATKWGATPRITPNWSRYAEGGSFLPSLPFMRRIREALIQQPSLIDFASGELAADLAPTEEIAHLMSENQYTSYLGYDNPQGSMPLRQALVDYLGKYRQIRTTESSILITSGSQQSLYLITQCLLSPGDAVAIEDPSYNYSLPMFQSAGIRLFRLPVDSQGNQPEEIRSLFKEHRIKMVFLNPNFQNPTGTVLSHERRRQLLEIASELRLPVVEDDPFSLTAYDGNPPSPLKASDSVGSIIYIGSFSKIAASGLRVGWMVAPHSIVNRLADARQQMDFGLSIIPQQVAGQFLQSSLFEPHLERLRMKLRFKRDLTIDALNKELPGELTYTVPDGGLHLWCRLNSAIQDGRLLEETIKRGAVFVPGSVYGSDSGFVRFTFARPKTEEIERGISLFSEAFRQLHA, encoded by the coding sequence ATGTGGAAGCCGGATCGCGGCACTAAAAAGGCGCTTTATCAACAGATCGCCGATCATCTCGAGCAGCGAATTTCGTACGGGGAATTCCCTCCCGGCAGTCTGCTCCCCTCGGAGCGGAAGCTAGCGGATCAGCTTGGCGTAAATCGTAGTACCGTTATTTTGGCATTTGCCGAGCTTCGATCCATGGGGATTATCGACAGCCGCACCGGCAGCGGTACCCGAGTGAGCGCGACCAAATGGGGCGCGACGCCGCGAATTACCCCGAATTGGAGCCGATATGCCGAAGGCGGAAGCTTTCTTCCCAGCCTGCCGTTTATGAGACGGATTCGTGAGGCGCTCATCCAGCAGCCTTCCTTGATCGATTTCGCAAGCGGCGAGCTGGCTGCCGATTTGGCGCCGACCGAAGAAATCGCCCATTTAATGAGCGAAAATCAATATACGTCCTATTTGGGCTACGACAATCCGCAAGGATCGATGCCGCTTAGACAAGCGCTGGTCGACTATCTGGGGAAATACCGGCAAATTCGGACGACAGAATCATCCATTCTGATCACTTCCGGCTCTCAGCAATCGTTATACTTAATTACGCAATGTCTTCTTTCCCCGGGTGATGCGGTGGCCATAGAAGATCCATCTTATAACTACTCCCTCCCCATGTTTCAGTCGGCAGGCATTCGATTATTCCGGCTTCCGGTCGATTCACAGGGGAATCAGCCGGAGGAGATTCGCTCGTTGTTCAAGGAGCATCGGATTAAAATGGTGTTTCTGAACCCTAATTTTCAAAATCCCACCGGCACGGTGCTAAGCCATGAGCGTCGTCGGCAATTGCTTGAAATCGCCAGCGAACTTCGGCTTCCCGTCGTTGAAGATGATCCGTTCAGTTTGACCGCGTACGATGGCAATCCGCCTTCGCCTTTAAAGGCATCGGATTCCGTCGGGTCCATCATCTACATCGGCTCGTTTTCAAAGATAGCCGCGTCCGGCTTGCGAGTCGGCTGGATGGTGGCTCCCCACTCCATTGTAAATCGCCTTGCCGATGCCAGACAGCAGATGGATTTCGGGTTAAGCATCATCCCGCAGCAGGTAGCGGGGCAGTTTTTGCAATCCTCGCTTTTCGAGCCGCATTTGGAGCGGCTGCGCATGAAATTGAGATTCAAGCGGGATCTGACGATCGATGCGCTGAATAAGGAGCTTCCCGGCGAACTTACGTACACGGTCCCCGATGGCGGCTTGCATTTATGGTGCAGGTTAAACAGCGCGATTCAAGACGGCAGGCTCCTCGAGGAAACGATCAAACGAGGCGCCGTCTTCGTTCCGGGCAGCGTATACGGTTCGGACTCGGGCTTCGTCCGGTTCACGTTTGCAAGGCCTAAGACGGAAGAGATTGAACGGGGAATCTCTCTCTTTAGCGAAGCGTTCCGGCAGCTGCATGCTTAG
- a CDS encoding aldo/keto reductase, producing the protein MEKRQYGKTDMNVSILGFGGAEIGFEGISAEQADKLLGSALDAGLNVIDTAECYATSEELIGKAISQRRGDYYLFTKCGHASGFNQPDWDPAMLEASIERSLKRLRTDYVDVVHLHSCSEELLRQGDVIDVLLRAKEKGKTRYIGYSGDHKAALYAVQCGAFDSLETSVNIADQEAVTLTIPEAQRRGIGVVAKRPIANAAWKTGSKPESGYHHTYWDRLQALGYDFLQNDLSESIGTALRFTLTVPGVHAAIVGTTKPDRWTENARLLSQGLLPAEMYEAIRAQWKTRAQADWFGQG; encoded by the coding sequence ATGGAAAAACGGCAGTATGGCAAAACCGACATGAACGTGAGCATTCTCGGCTTCGGAGGCGCGGAGATCGGCTTCGAGGGAATTAGCGCCGAACAGGCGGACAAGCTGCTTGGCAGCGCGCTCGACGCGGGGCTGAATGTCATCGATACGGCGGAATGTTACGCCACGAGCGAGGAGCTGATCGGCAAGGCGATCTCGCAGCGGCGCGGGGACTATTATTTGTTCACCAAATGCGGCCACGCGTCCGGCTTCAACCAGCCTGACTGGGATCCGGCCATGCTGGAGGCCAGCATTGAGCGCAGCTTGAAACGGCTGCGAACGGACTACGTCGACGTCGTGCATCTGCACAGCTGTTCCGAGGAGCTGCTGCGCCAAGGCGACGTGATCGATGTGCTGTTGAGGGCGAAAGAGAAGGGCAAGACGCGTTACATCGGCTACAGCGGCGACCATAAAGCCGCGCTTTACGCCGTTCAATGCGGCGCCTTCGATTCGCTCGAAACTTCGGTCAACATCGCCGACCAAGAGGCCGTAACGCTGACGATTCCGGAGGCGCAGCGGCGGGGCATCGGCGTCGTCGCGAAACGGCCCATCGCGAACGCCGCCTGGAAGACCGGCAGCAAGCCGGAATCCGGGTACCATCATACGTATTGGGATCGGCTGCAGGCGTTAGGCTATGATTTTCTGCAGAACGACCTGAGCGAATCGATCGGCACGGCGCTCCGCTTCACGCTGACGGTACCGGGCGTGCACGCCGCCATCGTCGGCACGACGAAGCCGGACCGTTGGACGGAGAATGCCCGACTGCTGTCGCAAGGCTTGCTCCCGGCGGAAATGTACGAGGCGATTCGCGCGCAGTGGAAGACGAGGGCGCAGGCCGATTGGTTCGGCCAAGGCTAA
- a CDS encoding phytanoyl-CoA dioxygenase family protein — translation MNMNQDAKRQLPDLRDSYELTAEQITDYQRDGHILLRQAAASNEIAAYRPLIDGFVQEHAKQYAPIDKRDTYGKAFIQVGNLWRRSEELRRFVLARRFAKLAADLMGVDGVRIYQDQALFKEPGGGHTPWHQDQTYWPLETPHTITMWMPLTDIPDSVGSMTFVPGSHLKGYMSRMAISDESHKTLGEYIEKKAMRKISYGAMKAGDATFHAGWTLHCAPGNPTNAMREIMTVIYIADGSVVAEPDSNARRNELKIYPNLKAGDVFDHELTPLVFKR, via the coding sequence ATGAACATGAATCAAGATGCCAAGCGTCAACTGCCCGATTTACGCGATAGCTACGAGCTTACGGCGGAGCAAATCACGGATTACCAAAGAGATGGACATATCCTGCTGCGCCAAGCGGCGGCATCGAATGAAATCGCGGCCTACAGACCGCTGATCGACGGCTTCGTCCAGGAGCATGCCAAGCAATATGCCCCTATCGACAAACGGGATACATACGGGAAAGCGTTCATACAGGTGGGTAATTTGTGGCGAAGGAGCGAGGAGCTCAGGCGCTTCGTTCTGGCGCGCCGCTTCGCGAAGCTGGCAGCCGATTTAATGGGCGTTGACGGCGTCCGCATTTATCAGGATCAGGCTTTGTTTAAGGAACCCGGCGGAGGCCACACGCCTTGGCACCAGGATCAAACCTACTGGCCGCTCGAAACGCCGCATACGATTACGATGTGGATGCCTTTAACCGACATACCGGATAGCGTCGGGTCGATGACATTCGTGCCGGGATCGCATTTGAAAGGCTATATGAGCCGGATGGCGATTTCTGATGAATCCCATAAAACGCTGGGTGAATATATCGAGAAGAAAGCGATGCGGAAGATTTCCTATGGAGCGATGAAAGCCGGGGATGCAACGTTTCATGCGGGATGGACGCTGCACTGCGCGCCAGGCAATCCGACGAACGCGATGCGGGAAATTATGACCGTCATCTATATAGCGGACGGGTCCGTCGTAGCCGAGCCAGACAGCAACGCAAGGAGAAACGAGTTGAAAATATATCCGAATTTGAAGGCTGGAGACGTGTTCGATCATGAGCTTACGCCTCTGGTTTTCAAACGGTAA